The DNA sequence TGTGCCTCTACCCCGATGTGTATCGATACCGGTACGGCGACCACGTGGTGGGGTCCGAGACCAGTCCGGTCGAGATGAACTGCGCTCCGGCCGGGAATGTGCCGCTGCCCGAACGCGTGCCCGAAGTGGTGTGGCGCGCGGGCCTCGATCTCAACCCGGTGGATCTGACCGACGACGACGCACTGCGCTGGCTGGACGCGCTCATCTGGCCGGAACACCACGACCGTTCCGCCCGGCTCCACGCAGCGGCCACGGCGATCCGCGCCGACCCGCCGAATATTCAGGCCGGCGACCTGCTCACGGATCTGCCGGCACTCGCCGCCCAGGCACCCGCCGAGGCTACCCTCGTGGTGTTTCACAGCGCCGTGCTCACATACGTGCCGCCGGAGTCGCGCACGACGTTCGTGCAGACAGTCAGCGCCCTCCCCGGCCATTGGATCTCCAATGAAGGGCTGAACGTCTTCCCAGATATCCGGGCGGGTCTCGCCGCACCCGCGGAGCCCGATGGGATGTTCCTGCTCGCGCTGGACGGACATCCAGTGGCGCGGACCGAGCAGCACGGCCGGTCCATTACCTGGCTGGATTCGTCCCCCTGACGATGCACCGGTCCGGCGCGGGGTGCGCTCAGGATGCCCCGCGCCGGCTCGACCGTCGCAGCAGCCACGCCAGGTACGGAGCACCCACCAGCGCCACCACCAGGCCCACCGGGATCTCGCGGGGCGCCAGGACCGTCCGGCCGACGACGTCCGCGGCCACGACAAGTACGGCGCCGAACAGTGCGGCCACCGGGATCAGCCGCCGGTGCGACGGACCCACCAAGGCACGCGCGGAATGCGGCGCCACCAGCCCGACGAAGCCCACCGTGCCCACCACCGATGCCGCGCCGGCCGCCATCACCGCGCCACACATCAGCACGCTCAGCCGGGCCCGCCCCAAGCCCAGCCCCAGAGCCCGCGGGGTGTCCTCGCCGTAGGCCAGCAGGTCGAGCGACCGCCCGACGACGACGAGCACCACACCCACCGCCACCGGCACGATCAGCCACTGCAGGTCGTCGAGACCACGCCCATAGGTGCTGCCGGCTAGCCAGGTCAGCGCCCGGTTCACCGCGAGCTGCGCCTGCATCGCCAGCACGGCGACGATGGCCGTGCACAATGCGCCCACGCCGATCCCCACAAGCACGACGCGGGTGGGGTCGAGCGTCAAACCGGCCGGCGGCCAGGAAAGCCGCCGTGTCCGCCCGTCGCGCCGCCCACCCGACCCGCCCGTCCAGCGACCGGCAGCCAACAGGAGCAGCAGTGTGGCGGCGATCCCACCGGCCAGCGCCGCAAGGGGCAGCACCCAGCCCGGCGCATGCGGTGCGAGCATCAGGGACGCCACGGCACCGACGCTCGCACCGC is a window from the Phytoactinopolyspora mesophila genome containing:
- a CDS encoding DUF2332 domain-containing protein, whose translation is MTADTAEQYRVFGERYARGTSPTYERLALAVARNRQLTSLIDELPPPKRQPNLLFGATRYLGGPVDDDDAFHTWIQANWTEVAGVIRERRTQTNEAARCAVLLPLLAQLPQPLALLEVGASAGLCLYPDVYRYRYGDHVVGSETSPVEMNCAPAGNVPLPERVPEVVWRAGLDLNPVDLTDDDALRWLDALIWPEHHDRSARLHAAATAIRADPPNIQAGDLLTDLPALAAQAPAEATLVVFHSAVLTYVPPESRTTFVQTVSALPGHWISNEGLNVFPDIRAGLAAPAEPDGMFLLALDGHPVARTEQHGRSITWLDSSP